The following nucleotide sequence is from Cyclobacteriaceae bacterium.
TCGTTTGTCTTTGGCTATTCCTGCTGAATAGTTCTCTATGTCCGTTTCGGTTAACGCCGATTGAAAGATCAGTGGGTCAACTGGAGGGTCGGCCAATTGATCAGTAACCATTGTCAGGCTGGTTGGTTGCTCTGAATAGTTCACGGTAAAATGATGAAGCACCCCATCGGCGGTGATCACTGTAAGATTGGTTTGCGGAAAATCCCGCCTCGCGGCTTTTACCTGAAGAACGTTTTCAACTCCTTTTGCCTTTTGCGCCAGTACATCCCGACTTCCCCGGTCCACACTTTTGATGACAGCGGCGAAGACGATCGTGGACGTCTTGTTAAAAGTCACTTCCACGTTTTGCGTTTCCATATTGGATTGGCATTTTGCGTTTAATGCTAGGGCGACCACCAGGCACCAGCCCAGTAGAAACCTTGTAATGAGATTATTCAAATAGTATTGCATGTCGAATATTTTTAACGTTTATAAAAAATGGAACTGAGTGAAAAGGAAGGGACGGCAACGCCGTCCCCGGCCCTTACAATAAAATAATCAGTAGGATGATTGGCGCCGCTGCGCCAAGTGCGCCCACGGCTGCACCGAACAATCCCGCTATCGCGCCAAATAAGGCTCCAATGAATAATAGCATAGTTGTAATGTTTAAAATTGTTGGAATGAGACACCGAAATCAGTTCATCCGGGATTGGACTATTCGCATTTCTCAGCATAAGAGGCACAATCCCCATAGTATCCTTTCGCTAATCCATATAACTTTGATTGTATTTCGTTTTTTGCGTGTACCAATTCTCAGTTGGCATCCATCAGGAAGATCTTATAGCCAGCCTTGATTGTCACTTTGATCTGCTTGACCTTCTTACTAAAGAGTCCTTTGGCGGCCTGAAGACCAGCACTCGCGGCTTGTGCGCTTAGCGACTGGTCCATTGTCATGAATTGAAGGCTTTGCATTGTCTGATCGGAAGATTGCTTGGCGGCATCACGGGTAATCGCGCCAGGAATGTAAATTCCCTGAAGGCCATCCAGGTCATAGGCGGAAAGAGAAACAGGGAATAGTGAATTATTATCACGGATGGAGTTAATAGCGATAGTCAGTCTTTCTCCGTTGATTGCTGCGGTCCCGTAAACGAATTGATCTTTGGGGATGAGCCTGCCGTTAACATAGACGTCGGTAAGGAGTCGCATTTTTACCGTTGATCCAGCTACGATCTCCTGTGTGTCGTGTATAATGGCTTCAATGGCGTTACCCGCTTTTTGTTCCTGTGAGTTCTCATCGTCGAGGCTATAAAATTGGTTTTGTCTTGCCCCAACCGAAAAAGCCCTGCTTAGTAACACTGCGGAATCCTCAACAATCGCTTGTGATCCATTGGAGCCTTTGATCATGGAAATGTTTTCCTCAACGTGCGATGTTTCAACCGGAAAGACCTTTCCCTTCTTAAGCTCACTTTGTTCCTTGATCTTATTACGGACTCTGTCGGGATGCTGTATATCAAGAATCTTGTCCAACATGCCGCCTAGCTTTTGCATTTCAGGATCTTCAGCATCACCGGACTTCATCATTTCCATCATCTGCTCCAACTTTTGTACATCCGACGAGAACTGGGGATCAGGCACATTTTCTGAATTTGTTACTTCGGATTTATTACTGACTTGCGGCTCCTTTGCCTTATTCAATTCCCTGTATAATTCATCAAGCTTTTGATTGACCTTCGCTTCATTAGGATCAACGACTTCCTTTTGCTTGGCTTTCGGGTTTTTGTTTGATCGCGATTTCGCAGTGGGGGTCTGTGTTGAAGGCTCTTGCTGCCCTTCACCTGTTGGCTCATCTTCCAGGGCTTCAAGCTTGAAATAGGGATCGTTCTGTCGTTCCTCGTTAAATTTGAGAGAATCTCTTTCAGCCTTGTCATAAAGCGCCAACTTGTTCCATTGCTCATTTTCAAAATGCGCATCCGGAAGTTGAAGATTCAACCCCGCGTTCTCTGAAGTCGTGGCTGTCGGATCGGAATTCTGGCCACCACCGAGCAACCAGAAGATCACGGTAATGAAAGGCAATACCAGCATAGGCATCACCATCACAAACCTCCTTCTCTGCAAAAATTTCTGTGTATGCGGTTTCATATAAATTATGTTTTGTTGTTGAATAGAATTTTCTTGCGTTACCTCTTCATTCCTTTTTTCCTTGGAGGTATCAGGTCAAGGTGTTTTTCAAAGACTTCAAGTTGCTGCCTGGTTATTTGCTCCCAACCGTTTGATTTGTCATACGCATTCTCTGAATACTCAATGTTCCTGTTGATAAAGAGTTTACCCTCCTTGTTGGTAGCCAGGTAGAAGGACTCAAACTCTCCGTAAACTTCACCTTTCATTTTCCCGACCGGCGTTAATCGTTCTGCTTTTATTGTGTCCATATAAATGTCTTTTGGTAGTGATATACTTTCTGTTCTCAGATATTCGGGCTTACCAGACTGTAACCCGTTTATTATTATGGCTGTGCACATACACGCCATCGAAATGCCTAAGAGCGCGAGACTCCATTTTTTTGTCCCTGACTCCAATGCGTTGAACCTGTTGCTAAACATGCCCACTTTGGTTTTCACTGCGGACCCTATCCTTCCTGATAGATCTTCCGCCTTCTGTTTCAATTCTGTCATCGATTCTCGGTTTTGATATCTTTGTTTTCCAGTGTTCTCCACTTTTCGATTAGGAAGCCGTGAGGGTTATTGTCTGAACGGGACACATTTCTTAGATACCCTTCCGTGATCAGGCTTCGTGTTACAATGGAAGTTGTGCGTATCAGCTTTTGCTTTGAGTAGCTTCTGAAATAAAATGGATACTGATTGACGTCAACCCGGATGCTATCGGTTACAATCTCCTGGCTGATATTGCCCGAGATGATGTTTGAATAGTACCGGCTTTCCTTGAGGTTGTCATATTGACGTTTCGCGGAAGCGTCTGCCAGATAAAGCGCTTTTGTCACGTTCGCCTCGATCACCCTGTCATCCGGGTCAAGCGTAAAGAAGTAATAATGGAACATCTTCACATGATCGCGGGCCTCTACAGGAATGTTGTCCTTCCTTTCGGCGGACCAGGCTTCGAGTGCCTTTCCATTGGACAGGATGTAAATGCGTTCCTCAATGTGCATAACCATTTGGAAGCTCTTATATATAGTGTAGCCGCAGATCACTATGCATGCCATGATCAGCGCAAATGAGAATAGCCTTATATGCCTGAATGCTGAATCAATGTTCATTAGCTGTCGGAAAATCGTCCTGTCGCTCATTTGCCAGAGAGTTTATCGTGCATATAATCTCCTGTAGCAGGACGACTACCTTCAGTTCCGTTTCCCTGGGTCGATTGACCTGATCCCGTTGGCTGGGATTGGTTGGATGACGAATTGAACATCGCTGATGATCCGGCTGTGACTGTGCTTACAGCGGCCATGGACCCGCCTGTGAACACATTGGATGCCTTGTAAAGAAGGGCATTGCCGCCTCCGGCGTGTACGATATAATTTGCAACGCTGGGAACAGTAAAGTATCCAACTATTCCCATCACCAGGAATATCAGGTAAGCGGTATCGTTCTCACTGAAAAATGTATCACCGTACTTCGTCACCTGCTGAATGTCGATCCTCAGCATGTTCTCCTGTACCTTCGAAATGATCGCTCCAAAGATGTTAGCTACGGGTAGCCATAAAAAAACATTGATGTACCGGGCGATCCAGACCGTCAATGTATGTTGAAGTCCGTCAAAAACGGATATTCCAAAGATCAAAGGCCCAAGGATTGCCAGCACGATCAAGTAGAATGTTCGGATTGTATTAATGCAGAGAGCTGCAGCCTCATAGAGAATATGCAGTATCTCCGACATCCACTGTTTCACCGTGTTGCGAAAATTATAGGATGCTTTGGCCATCGCGAACTTGATATCGTTGCCAAGCCCGTCAAGCGTTCCTTCCTCGGTGCCGTCGGGGTGAGTGTACCGATACCATTTGTCGCGGTCGCCGCTTCCGTCCGTCCCTACATACATTTGCCATGCGGGGGTCTTTTTGATCGCTTCCTCCTTTAGTTTGAGTAAATAAGCAATCGCATTGTTGGAGCCAGTCACCATTGCCGCAGTGCCCGTTACCGTAGGCTGGAGAATTCCGTTGATCATCGCGAGAACGTAGGGAAACATCATCACACAAAGACCGAGAGCAAACGGCCTCAATAATGGATAGAAGTCGATGGGTTCGGCATTGGAAAGATGCCGCCATACCCTTGAAGAAATATACCACAGCGCTGCAAAGCCGGCGAGCCCACGCCCAACGGCGACG
It contains:
- the traK gene encoding conjugative transposon protein TraK; translation: MFRQLMNIDSAFRHIRLFSFALIMACIVICGYTIYKSFQMVMHIEERIYILSNGKALEAWSAERKDNIPVEARDHVKMFHYYFFTLDPDDRVIEANVTKALYLADASAKRQYDNLKESRYYSNIISGNISQEIVTDSIRVDVNQYPFYFRSYSKQKLIRTTSIVTRSLITEGYLRNVSRSDNNPHGFLIEKWRTLENKDIKTENR
- the traJ gene encoding conjugative transposon protein TraJ, with protein sequence MKIKYFKPSIIFLGVSFLPGVLNAQSFTGEIHSLQSVLDQLYYEMLPLCSQLVAVGRGLAGFAALWYISSRVWRHLSNAEPIDFYPLLRPFALGLCVMMFPYVLAMINGILQPTVTGTAAMVTGSNNAIAYLLKLKEEAIKKTPAWQMYVGTDGSGDRDKWYRYTHPDGTEEGTLDGLGNDIKFAMAKASYNFRNTVKQWMSEILHILYEAAALCINTIRTFYLIVLAILGPLIFGISVFDGLQHTLTVWIARYINVFLWLPVANIFGAIISKVQENMLRIDIQQVTKYGDTFFSENDTAYLIFLVMGIVGYFTVPSVANYIVHAGGGNALLYKASNVFTGGSMAAVSTVTAGSSAMFNSSSNQSQPTGSGQSTQGNGTEGSRPATGDYMHDKLSGK
- the traM gene encoding conjugative transposon protein TraM translates to MKPHTQKFLQRRRFVMVMPMLVLPFITVIFWLLGGGQNSDPTATTSENAGLNLQLPDAHFENEQWNKLALYDKAERDSLKFNEERQNDPYFKLEALEDEPTGEGQQEPSTQTPTAKSRSNKNPKAKQKEVVDPNEAKVNQKLDELYRELNKAKEPQVSNKSEVTNSENVPDPQFSSDVQKLEQMMEMMKSGDAEDPEMQKLGGMLDKILDIQHPDRVRNKIKEQSELKKGKVFPVETSHVEENISMIKGSNGSQAIVEDSAVLLSRAFSVGARQNQFYSLDDENSQEQKAGNAIEAIIHDTQEIVAGSTVKMRLLTDVYVNGRLIPKDQFVYGTAAINGERLTIAINSIRDNNSLFPVSLSAYDLDGLQGIYIPGAITRDAAKQSSDQTMQSLQFMTMDQSLSAQAASAGLQAAKGLFSKKVKQIKVTIKAGYKIFLMDAN